The genomic window GAGGGGATGTGGTCGTGGGTGCTCCACCGCATCACCGGCGTGGCCATCTACTTCTTCCTGCTCGTCCACATCCTCGACACCGCGCTCGTGCGGGTCAGCCCCGAGGCTTACAACATCGTGATCGGCTCGTACCAGACGCCGATCATGGGCCTCGGCGAGCTCGCCCTCGTCGGCGCGATCGGATTCCACGCGCTCAACGGGCTGCGGATCATCCTCGTCGACTTCTGGGGCGTCGGAACCCGCTACCAGCGCGCCATGTTCTACGGCGTGCTGGGCACCTGGGCCGTCCTGATGATCGGCTTTGCCCCCCGCCACCTCATGCACGTCTTCGGAGGCTGATCATGACGACCATCGACGCACCCCGCAGCCCGTACGCGACGACCCGCACGGGCGTCAACTGGGAGAAGTGGGGCTGGATCTACATGCGCGCATCGGGCGTCGTGCTCGTCGTGCTGATCTTCGGCCACCTCTTCGTCAACCTCTTCCTCGGCGAGGGCGTGAAGCAGATCGACTTCGCCTTCGTCGCCGGCAAGCTCGCCGACCCGTTCTGGAAGGTGTGGGACACCGCGCTGCTCTGGCTCGCGATGATCCACGGCGCCAACGGCATGCGCACGATCGTCAACGACTACGTCGCGAAGCCCCAGGTGCGCCGCATCCTGCTCGGCGCGATCGCCGTCTCGACCGCCGCCCTGGTGATCCTCGGCACGCTCGTGATCTACACCTTCGACCCGTGCCCCGCCGGCGCGGACCCCGCTCTCGTCGCATCGTTCTGTGAGGACCTCTGATGACTGACACCATGACCTCCCCCGCCGCGCCGGTCGTGCACCAGCACGAGTTCGACGTGGTCATCGTCGGCGCCGGCGGCGCCGGCATGCGCGCCGCCATCGAGGCCGGCCCCAACGCCAAGACCGCCGTGATCTCCAAGCTCTACCCGACGCGCTCCCACACGGGCGCCGCGCAGGGCGGCATGGCCGCCGCCCTCGCCAACGTCGAGGAGGACAGCTGGGAGTGGCACACCTTCGACACCGTCAAGGGCGGCGACTACCTCGTCGACCAGGACGCGGCCGAGATCCTCGCGAAGGAGGCCATCGACGCGATCATCGACCTCGAGAACATGGGCCTGCCTTTCAACCGCACGCCCGACGGCAAGATCGACCAGCGCCGCTTCGGCGGCCACACCCGCGACCACGGCAAGGCGCCCGTGCGCCGCGCCTGCTACGCGGCCGACCGCACCGGCCACATGATCCTGCAGACGCTGTTCCAGAACTGCGTCAAGCTCGGCATCGAGTTCTACAACGAGTACTACGTGCTCGACCTGGTCATGAACGAGGGCAAGGCCGCGGGCGTCGTCGCCTACGAGCTCGCCACCGGCGAGCTGCACGTGTTCCGCGCGAAGAGCATCGTCTTCGCCACCGGCGGCTTCGGCAAGATCTACAAGACCACCTCCAACGCGCACACCCTCACGGGCGACGGCGTCGGCATCATCTGGCGCAAGGGCATCCCGCTCGAGGACATGGAGTTCTTCCAGTTCCACCCGACCGGGCTCGCGGGCCTCGGCATCCTCCTCACCGAGGGCGCGCGCGGCGAGGGAGCGATCCTCCGCAACGCCAGCGGCGAGCGGTTCATGGAGCGCTACGCCCCCACGATCAAGGACCTGGCGCCGCGCGACATCATCTCGCGCTGCATGGTGCAGGAGGTCGCGGAGGGTCGCGGCGCCGGCCCCAACAAGGACTACGTGCTGCTCGACTGCACCCACCTCGGCGCCGAGGTGCTCGAGACCAAGCTCCCCGACATCACCGAGTTCGCGCGAACCTACCTCGGCGTCGACCCCGTGCACGAGCCCGTGCCGGTGATGCCGACCGCGCACTACGCGATGGGGGGCATCCCGACCAACATCAAGGCCGAGGTGCTCAGCGACAACGACACCGTCATCCCCGGCCTCTACGCCGCCGGCGAGTGCGCGTGCGTCTCGGTGCACGGCTCGAACCGCCTCGGCACCAACTCGCTGCTCGACATCAACGTCTTCGGCAAGCGCGCCGGCCGTTACTCGGTCGAGTACGCCCGCACCGCCGAGTTCGTGCCGATGCCCGAGGACCCGGCCAAGGAGGTCCGCGAGCTCGTCGAGCGCCTGCGCACCTCGACCGGCACCGAGCGCGTGTCGGTGCTCCGCAAGGAGCTGCAGGAGGAGATGGACAAGAACGCCCAGGTCTTCCGCACCGAGGAGAGCCTCGAGAGCGTCACCAAGACCATCGAGCGCCTGCGCGACCGGTACCAGAACATCGGGATCCAGGACCGCGGCAAGCGCTTCAACACCGACCTCCTCGAGGCGATCGAGCTGGGCTTCCTGCTCGACATCGCCGAGGTCGTCGTCTACTCGGCGCGCAACCGCAAGGAGAGCCGCGGCGGCCACATGCGCGACGACTTCCCCGACCGCAATGACGCCGATTACATGCAGCACACGATGGCGTACCTCACGGGCGACGCGCACAGCGCCGACGCCAGCGACCACATCCGCATGGATTGGAAGCCCGTCGTGATCACCCACTACCAGCCCATGGAGAGGAAGTACTGATGGCGACCGCCACTGCAACCCCGGCCGCCGAGGTCGGCGCCGTCCAGGCGTTCACCGTCACCCTCATCGTGCGGCGCTTCGATCCCGAGAAGGATGCGGAACCGTACTGGGAGGACTTCGACGTCGAGATGTACTCGACCGACCGCGTGCTCGACGCGCTGCACAAGATCAAGTGGGATCAGGACGGCACGCTGTCGTTCCGCCGCTCGTGCGCCCACGGCATCTGCGGCTCGGACGCCATGCGCATCAACGGCCGCAACCGCCTCGCCTGCAAGACGCTCATCAAGGACCTCGACATCACGAAGCCCATCTACGTGGAGGCCATCAAGGGCCTGCCGCTGGAGAAGGACCTGATCGTCGACATGGAGCCCTTCTTCGAGTCGTACCGCCAGGTGCAGCCGTTCCTCGTCGCGGGCTCGAAGCCCGAGAAGGAGCGCCTGCAGACCATCGAGCAGCGCGCCCGGTTCGACGACACCACCAAGTGCATCCTCTGCGCCGCGTGCACCTCGTCGTGCCCGGTGTTCTGGACGGACGGGCAGTACTTCGGCCCCGCCGCGATCGTCAACGCGCACCGCTTCATCTTCGACAGCCGCGACGAGGCCGCCCAGGTGCGCCTCGACATCCTCAACGACAAGGAGGGCGTGTGGCGCTGCCGCACGACCTTCAACTGCTCCGAGGCGTGTCCCCGCGGCATCGAGGTGACCAAGGCCATCGCCGAGGTCAAGCAGGCCATCCTGCGCGGCAAGCCCTAGCTGCTCCGCGCACGATCGACGGCCCCGGGATGCTCATCCCGGGGCCGTCGTCATGCGGGGCGGCCCGGCCGACCTCGCCGACCGGGCCGCCGCGCCGACTAGCGGGCCGCGACGGCCGCGCTGCGGCGGGCGAGCAGCACGGAGCCGAGCCCGAGGAGCGCCAGCAGCGCGCCCAGCAGTCCGAGCGCGGGAGCGACCGGGGCCGCTCCGGTCAGCGCGAGCTGACCCTCGGACGCGGCGGGGGCGGCCGACGCGGGCGTGACGCCGCCGTCGGTGCCACCGGCGGTGCCGGTCTCCGTCCCGTCGTCGGTGCCACCGGCGGTGCCGGTGTCCGTCCCGTCATCGGTGCCCGGGTCGGTCCCGGGGTCCGTTCCCGGGTCAGTTCCCGGGTCGGTCCCGGGGTCGGTGCCGGGGTCCGTTCCCGGATCGGTGCCGGGGTCCGTGCCCGTGTCCGTCCCGGTCTCCGCGTCGCCGATGATCCCGATCGCCACGTCGCCGATCGTGATCGGCAGGGAGATGGTCGGGTCGATCAGGGTGCCGCCGAGGATCCCGTCGTCGCCGGAGGTGCTGCCCGAGCCTCCGCCGATGATCGGGAGGCCGAGCATCCCGTCGCCGGAACCGGAGCCGGAGCCGCCGGTCGTCGCGTCGCCGATCACGCCGAGCGCCACATCGCCGACCGAGATCGGCGCGATCACATCGGGCGACACGACCGTGCCGCCACCCAGGCTGTCATCGCCCGAGCTCGACCCCGAACCGGGAGCCGACGGGGCCGGAGCCGCGTCACCCCCCGTGTCGGAACCGGAGCCGCCGGTGGTCGCGTCGCCGATCACGCCGAGCGCCACATCGCCGACCGAGATCGGCGCGATCACATCGGGCGACACGACCGTGCCGCCACCCAGGCTGTCATCGCCCGAGCTCGACCCCGAACCGGGAGCCGACGGGGCCGGAGCCGCGTCACCACCCGTGCCGGAACCGGAGCCGCCGGTGGTCGCGTCGCCGATCACGCCGAGCGCCACATCGCCGACCGAGATCGGCGCGGTCACGACCGGGGCGACGACCGTGCCGCCGCCGACCGAGTCGTCCCCCGTCGAGGTGGAGGGCGCGGCCGGAACGGGCGCAGGAGCGGGCGCCGGAGCCGGAGCCGGAGCCGACGACCCTCCGGTCGAGGAGTCGCCGATGAGGCCGAGCGAGACGTCGCCGATCGAGATCGGGATGCTCACCACGGGTGCGGCGACCGTTCCTCCGCCGATCGAGTCGGCACCGTTCGAGGTCGCCGGTGCCGGCGCGGGCGCCGGAGCGGGTGCGGCCGCCGGAGCGGACGAGCCCCCCGTCGACGAGTCGCCGATGAGGCCGAGCGAGACGTCGCCGACCGACACGGGGATGGAGACGAGACCGCCGATGACGGTCCCTCCGAGCAGCGAGTCGTCGCCGCTGGATTCGGCGGCAGAGGCGGCCGTGGCGCCGGCGACGCTGATGCCGCCCGCGATCACGACGCTCCATAGCGCCTTGGTGATGAATCTGGACATGATGGTCGTACTCCTTCGTCTGCGTTCTGAGAGATGCCGGCGCGAGCGCGCACGGCCGATGGATGCGCGTGCTCGTGGGCCGCGAGGGCGCGCACGAGCGCATCGGCTCTCAGTCGGGAGACGGAGTGGAGTAGGAGCAGGGACCGGCGGGCAGCCGGTCGTCGCGCGGCGGGGCCGTGCGAGAGGAATCGAGTCGCAGATCGGCGGCGCCGTCGAGAGTCGCCGCGCCGAGCCCGGCCGCAGGAGCGTTCGCCGACGCCGTCGCCGCGGGGGCCGCCATCGGCTCGCCGAGGAGCGGACCGCGGGCGGCCGGGTCGGAGCCGCCGCCGCGGACGATCGACGCGGAGGACGCGGTGGCGGCCGCGAGTGCAGCGCTCCCCGTCACGACGGTCGAGGTGTCGGACGGCACGGTCGGCTCGGGCGCGATCGCGACGCCGGTCGCGCCGACGATCGACGAGAACGGGAAGGGCACGGTGTCGACGACCTCGGATGCGGGCGTCTCGGAGCCGGCGGCGGGCGGCGCGAGGCCGGGCTCCGGGCCGAGATCGGGAGCCGTCGGGACGGGCGCCGGAGCACCGACGCCGGGAGCCTCCGGCAGGCCGGGGACGACGTCGATCACACCGTCGACGACCTCGTCGACCGCCTCGACGACCGGGGCCGTCGTGCCGATGACGGCGCCGACGGCGGAGTCGGCGGTGGTGTCGACGACCGCGGTGAGCGGAGCGGCGACCTGCTCGACCACGACCTGCGTGATCGGGGCGGCGACGGGGGCGGCGGCATCCACCACGGCGACCGTGCCGGTGACGGTCGCATCGACGACGTCGGTAGTGGAGTCGACGACGGACGTCAGGCCGTCGCCCACATCACCGAGCAGGGAGCCGATGCCGGCGGGGTGGCGCTCGGCGGCCGCGGCGCGGTCGGTCGGCCAGAGGACGCTCAGGAGTGCGCCGACGACGGCGAGCGCGAATGCCCAGAGGAGGAGGGAGCGCAGGCGCGCGACCGAGATGCTGCTCGCCCCCTGCGCTGCAGCGGGCCGCGGCACTGCGACTCCATCCATCGAATCACCCCCCGGTGAGAACGTGCGGTCTACCCTCCTCCCGCGATGAGGGTTCGTCAACCCCTCTCCGCAGAACTACTGAGAAGGCCCGCCTCGGTAGGGTTGGACGATGGCCGAGACGCGCAGCGCCCCCCGATCATTGAGCGCCGAGCAGGGCGGCGCGCGCGGTGACGGGATGCCCGAGGCGGAGCATCCCGGGATCGGCGCCCGCATCGGCGCGCTCGTGCAGCGGGTCATGCGATGGCGGGCCGTGCGGGTGCTCATGCACTACGGCTCGCAGCGCGGGCCCATCCTCGCCAGCGGTCTCGCCTACCAGGCGATCTTCGCCGTCTTCGCCGCGATCTGGGTCGGCTTCTCGATCGCCGGTCTCGTGCTCACCGGCGACGTCGGTCTGCGGCAGAGCCTCATCGCCATCCTCAGCGAGAGCGTGCCGGGGCTCATCGACGACGGCACGGGCGGCGGCGCGATCGATCCGGAGGACCTGCTCAATGCCGGGGTGTTCCGCCTCAGCGGCGTGATCGCCCTCGTCGGACTGCTGGTGACCGCGCTCGGCTGGCTCGCATCGGCGCGGGATGCCGTGCGCGCGCTCTTCGGACTGCCCGCGGTCGAGGGCAACGTGCTGCTGCTGCGCCTGAAGGACCTGGGGCTCGCCGTCGGCTTCGGCGCGCTCGTGGTGCTCTCCGCCGTGCTGAGCGTGGTCGGGACGCAGGCCACCGATCTCGTGCTCGGGCTCGTTGGGCTGCGCGAGACCCCGATCGCGATCGTGCTCTCGCGCATCGTCTCCCTCGTCGTGATGTTCGCCCTCGACGCGGTCGTCCTCGCCGCGCTGTACCGCGTGCTCGCGGGCGTCCCCATCCCCTTCGCCCGGCTGCGCACCGGCGCCTTGCTCGGCGCGGCCGGGCTGGGCGCGCTCAAGGTGCTCAGCGGAGTCCTCCTCGGCGGCGCGACCTCCAACCCGCTGCTCGCCTCCTTCGCCGTCATCATCGGACTGCTGATCTTCTTCAACCTCGTCTGCCAGGTGATCCTGATCGCCGCGGCCTGGATCGCGGTCGGCGTCGAGGATGCGGCGATCGTGCTCGACCCCGAGCTCGAGGCGAAGCGGCTCGAAGCCGCGCGGGCGCTCGTCGCCGCGCACTCGGAGCCCTCGGACGAGAAGCGCGGGTTCTGGGGGCGCCTGCTGCGTCGCTGATCCGCCGCGCGCGATCGCCGGCGGCGCCCGCTCCGGGCATCCCTGTCGGCGGTCGAATCTAGGATGGTCGGCATGTCCGCACCGCTCCGCATCGCCTCCGTCAACGTCAACGGCGTCCGCGCCGCCTACCGCAAGGGCATGGGCGAGTGGCTGGATGCGCGGGGCGTCGACGTCCTCGCCCTGCAGGAGGTGCGGGCCTCCACCGATGACGTGCGCGGGCTGCTGGGCGAGGGCTGGAGCATCCTGCACGACGCCGCCACGGCCAAGGGCCGCGCCGGGGTCGCCATCGCCGCGCGGCGCGAGTTCGACGCCCACCGGGTGGAGCTCGGCCCCGACGACTTCGACTCGGCGGGCCGCTGGCTGGAGGCCGACCTCGACATCGACGGCACCCGCCTGACGGTCGTGAGCTGCTACGTGCACTCCGGCGAGGTCGACACCCCCAAGCAGGACGAGAAGTGGAAGTTCCTCGACGCGATGGAGCAGCGGCTCCCGCTGCTCGCCGCGCACAGCGAGCTCGCCCTCGTCGTCGGCGACCTCAACGTCGGCCACCGCGAGCTCGACATCAAGAACTGGCGCGGCAACCGCAAGAACGCCGGGTTCCTGCCCCGCGAGCGCGCCTACTTCGACCGGTTCTTCGGGCCCGCGGGCGAGACGGTCGAGGGCGTCGACGGCTCGACGGGCCCCGGCCTCGGCTGGGTCGACGTCGGGCGCCGGCACGCCGGCGAGGTCGACGGGCCGTACACCTGGTGGTCGCAGCGCGGCCAAGCCTTCGACAACGACACCGG from Microcella daejeonensis includes these protein-coding regions:
- the sdhC gene encoding succinate dehydrogenase, cytochrome b556 subunit, whose translation is MWSWVLHRITGVAIYFFLLVHILDTALVRVSPEAYNIVIGSYQTPIMGLGELALVGAIGFHALNGLRIILVDFWGVGTRYQRAMFYGVLGTWAVLMIGFAPRHLMHVFGG
- the sdhD gene encoding succinate dehydrogenase, hydrophobic membrane anchor protein, coding for MTTIDAPRSPYATTRTGVNWEKWGWIYMRASGVVLVVLIFGHLFVNLFLGEGVKQIDFAFVAGKLADPFWKVWDTALLWLAMIHGANGMRTIVNDYVAKPQVRRILLGAIAVSTAALVILGTLVIYTFDPCPAGADPALVASFCEDL
- the sdhA gene encoding succinate dehydrogenase flavoprotein subunit yields the protein MTDTMTSPAAPVVHQHEFDVVIVGAGGAGMRAAIEAGPNAKTAVISKLYPTRSHTGAAQGGMAAALANVEEDSWEWHTFDTVKGGDYLVDQDAAEILAKEAIDAIIDLENMGLPFNRTPDGKIDQRRFGGHTRDHGKAPVRRACYAADRTGHMILQTLFQNCVKLGIEFYNEYYVLDLVMNEGKAAGVVAYELATGELHVFRAKSIVFATGGFGKIYKTTSNAHTLTGDGVGIIWRKGIPLEDMEFFQFHPTGLAGLGILLTEGARGEGAILRNASGERFMERYAPTIKDLAPRDIISRCMVQEVAEGRGAGPNKDYVLLDCTHLGAEVLETKLPDITEFARTYLGVDPVHEPVPVMPTAHYAMGGIPTNIKAEVLSDNDTVIPGLYAAGECACVSVHGSNRLGTNSLLDINVFGKRAGRYSVEYARTAEFVPMPEDPAKEVRELVERLRTSTGTERVSVLRKELQEEMDKNAQVFRTEESLESVTKTIERLRDRYQNIGIQDRGKRFNTDLLEAIELGFLLDIAEVVVYSARNRKESRGGHMRDDFPDRNDADYMQHTMAYLTGDAHSADASDHIRMDWKPVVITHYQPMERKY
- a CDS encoding succinate dehydrogenase iron-sulfur subunit; this encodes MATATATPAAEVGAVQAFTVTLIVRRFDPEKDAEPYWEDFDVEMYSTDRVLDALHKIKWDQDGTLSFRRSCAHGICGSDAMRINGRNRLACKTLIKDLDITKPIYVEAIKGLPLEKDLIVDMEPFFESYRQVQPFLVAGSKPEKERLQTIEQRARFDDTTKCILCAACTSSCPVFWTDGQYFGPAAIVNAHRFIFDSRDEAAQVRLDILNDKEGVWRCRTTFNCSEACPRGIEVTKAIAEVKQAILRGKP
- a CDS encoding YhjD/YihY/BrkB family envelope integrity protein, coding for MAETRSAPRSLSAEQGGARGDGMPEAEHPGIGARIGALVQRVMRWRAVRVLMHYGSQRGPILASGLAYQAIFAVFAAIWVGFSIAGLVLTGDVGLRQSLIAILSESVPGLIDDGTGGGAIDPEDLLNAGVFRLSGVIALVGLLVTALGWLASARDAVRALFGLPAVEGNVLLLRLKDLGLAVGFGALVVLSAVLSVVGTQATDLVLGLVGLRETPIAIVLSRIVSLVVMFALDAVVLAALYRVLAGVPIPFARLRTGALLGAAGLGALKVLSGVLLGGATSNPLLASFAVIIGLLIFFNLVCQVILIAAAWIAVGVEDAAIVLDPELEAKRLEAARALVAAHSEPSDEKRGFWGRLLRR
- a CDS encoding exodeoxyribonuclease III, which translates into the protein MSAPLRIASVNVNGVRAAYRKGMGEWLDARGVDVLALQEVRASTDDVRGLLGEGWSILHDAATAKGRAGVAIAARREFDAHRVELGPDDFDSAGRWLEADLDIDGTRLTVVSCYVHSGEVDTPKQDEKWKFLDAMEQRLPLLAAHSELALVVGDLNVGHRELDIKNWRGNRKNAGFLPRERAYFDRFFGPAGETVEGVDGSTGPGLGWVDVGRRHAGEVDGPYTWWSQRGQAFDNDTGWRIDYHVATPALAERVVDYRVDRAASYDTRWSDHAPVVVDYAI